One part of the Calditrichota bacterium genome encodes these proteins:
- the flgB gene encoding flagellar basal body rod protein FlgB, translated as MLDGIFDRTSIPLLHRLLNLTAARERAIASNVANVTTPGYRRKDVAFDELLKEATDRGFLVGQKTDERHMDVGGARGQSEPVPIQEIPGGAVGVNGNNVNVETEMVELAKTQLTYMVSAQLISNNFKALLASIRGRT; from the coding sequence ATGCTCGACGGTATCTTCGACCGTACCTCGATTCCTTTGCTGCACCGCCTGCTGAACCTGACCGCCGCCAGGGAGCGAGCCATCGCTTCCAATGTGGCAAACGTCACCACACCCGGATATCGACGCAAGGATGTGGCCTTCGATGAGCTGCTCAAGGAGGCCACCGACCGCGGTTTCCTGGTTGGGCAAAAGACTGACGAGCGGCACATGGACGTAGGCGGGGCGCGAGGTCAGAGCGAGCCAGTGCCCATCCAAGAGATCCCCGGAGGCGCTGTGGGGGTCAATGGCAACAACGTCAACGTCGAGACCGAGATGGTGGAGCTGGCCAAGACGCAACTCACCTACATGGTCTCTGCCCAGCTTATCAGCAACAACTTCAAGGCCTTGTTGGCCAGCATCCGCGGACGCACGTAG
- the flgC gene encoding flagellar basal body rod protein FlgC: protein MGIERLFTVLNVAASGLTAQRQQMEVTASNIANAETLETPEGGPYRRRDVVFRQTAVEKFSTLVQRELTRLGPLGERIMAARERLSGLRSSPAAVEAREVVDNDDQGQLVYDPGHPLADAEGYVRKPNVNMIKEMLSLMTATRAYEANLSVVQSTKTMAKKALEI from the coding sequence ATGGGAATCGAACGCCTGTTCACCGTGTTGAACGTGGCCGCCTCCGGACTGACTGCGCAGAGGCAGCAGATGGAGGTGACCGCCAGCAATATCGCCAACGCCGAGACCTTGGAAACGCCTGAAGGTGGGCCATACCGCCGCCGGGATGTGGTCTTCCGCCAGACGGCGGTGGAAAAGTTCTCCACCCTGGTCCAGCGCGAGCTGACACGCCTGGGGCCTCTCGGCGAACGCATCATGGCCGCCCGCGAGCGACTGAGCGGACTCCGTTCGTCGCCGGCCGCGGTGGAGGCGCGAGAGGTGGTGGACAACGACGACCAGGGTCAGTTGGTCTACGACCCTGGTCATCCGTTGGCTGATGCCGAGGGCTACGTGCGCAAGCCAAACGTGAACATGATCAAAGAGATGCTCTCCCTGATGACGGCGACACGCGCCTACGAGGCTAATCTGAGCGTGGTACAAAGCACCAAGACTATGGCGAAAAAAGCTTTAGAGATTTAG
- the fliE gene encoding flagellar hook-basal body complex protein FliE translates to MKVNEIIPLQSTALPGTETVRAPRQGEAPTFKEIVNNYLEETNQLQLKAGEVVRQMAAGEIDDIHDVMIAVEKSRVSLELVIEIRNRLLEAYRELMRMQV, encoded by the coding sequence ATGAAGGTGAACGAGATTATCCCGTTGCAAAGCACCGCCCTGCCAGGCACAGAAACGGTGCGCGCGCCACGGCAGGGCGAGGCGCCGACCTTCAAGGAGATCGTCAACAACTACTTGGAGGAGACGAACCAGTTGCAGCTCAAAGCGGGCGAGGTGGTACGCCAGATGGCGGCCGGGGAGATCGATGACATTCACGACGTGATGATCGCCGTGGAAAAGAGCAGGGTGAGCTTGGAGCTGGTCATCGAAATCCGTAATCGCCTGCTGGAGGCGTACCGCGAGCTGATGCGCATGCAGGTGTGA
- the fliF gene encoding flagellar M-ring protein FliF, giving the protein MAEPATKGKSFATWYREVSAQYTPVQKVVFVATMAAIVAGFVFLLRWAARPEFVTLYSDMDLKDGDKIVEVLRSSGVPYRIADGGRAILVPSSRVYEMRMKLAAQDLPRSGRIGYEVFDKKDIGVSEFVQSVNYQRALEGELARTIQALTEVEFARVHLVFPKERLFKEDQQRPTASVLLRLRPGARLSEGQVAGIANLVANSVEGLNERDVTIVDTEGKILSTNTDQDSVVGLSSSQLELQKKYEAYLQQKAQSMLDGVLGPGNAIVRVAAQLNFKRADKVAESYDPDLAAVLSQENLEETSGDTSGKPLVSSRRTVTNYQVSKTVEHVVEAVGNVERLSVAVLVNGAFRSTPGPEGKSIKEYVPRSEEELTSLEAMVKGAVGFSEERGDQFEITNLQFDTSVLTEDEEWLKTLEHKERMAFYISLGQKVLAGVLLLLLLALVRSRLRRLRAGLTAREEPSAAQLIGEKRAELIAGAEGKVLSEEAKARAQLEKQVTEFTRENPRAAARLIKYWLLEE; this is encoded by the coding sequence ATGGCTGAACCTGCCACCAAGGGAAAATCCTTCGCGACCTGGTATCGCGAGGTTTCCGCACAGTACACACCGGTGCAAAAGGTGGTCTTTGTCGCCACCATGGCGGCGATCGTTGCCGGCTTTGTCTTCTTGCTGCGCTGGGCAGCCAGGCCGGAGTTTGTCACCCTCTATTCGGACATGGACCTCAAGGATGGCGACAAGATCGTCGAGGTGCTGAGGAGTTCTGGTGTTCCCTACCGCATTGCCGACGGCGGGCGGGCTATCCTCGTGCCGTCCAGCAGGGTGTACGAGATGCGCATGAAGTTGGCGGCACAGGACCTCCCCCGCTCCGGACGCATCGGCTACGAGGTTTTCGACAAGAAGGATATCGGCGTCTCGGAGTTTGTGCAGTCGGTGAACTATCAGCGCGCCCTGGAGGGCGAATTGGCGCGCACCATCCAAGCGCTCACCGAGGTGGAGTTTGCGCGGGTCCACCTCGTCTTCCCCAAGGAGCGGCTGTTCAAAGAGGACCAGCAGAGGCCCACCGCCTCGGTCTTGCTGCGCCTGCGCCCGGGCGCACGGCTCAGTGAGGGTCAGGTGGCAGGAATTGCCAACCTCGTCGCCAATAGCGTCGAGGGCCTTAACGAGCGAGACGTCACCATCGTCGACACGGAGGGAAAGATCCTCTCAACCAACACCGACCAAGATTCGGTCGTGGGGCTCTCGTCCAGTCAGCTGGAGCTGCAGAAGAAGTATGAAGCCTACCTGCAGCAAAAGGCGCAGTCGATGTTGGATGGGGTGCTTGGCCCTGGCAATGCCATCGTCCGCGTGGCCGCCCAGCTGAATTTCAAGAGAGCTGATAAGGTCGCGGAGAGCTACGATCCTGACCTGGCTGCGGTGTTGAGCCAGGAAAACCTCGAAGAGACAAGCGGCGACACCTCAGGCAAGCCACTGGTCAGCTCCAGGCGCACGGTTACCAACTACCAGGTGAGCAAGACCGTCGAGCATGTGGTGGAGGCGGTAGGCAACGTGGAGCGACTTTCGGTGGCCGTGTTGGTGAACGGTGCCTTCCGTAGCACGCCAGGCCCCGAAGGCAAGTCCATCAAGGAATATGTGCCGCGCAGTGAGGAGGAGCTCACCAGCCTCGAGGCTATGGTGAAAGGCGCGGTGGGCTTTAGCGAAGAGCGCGGCGACCAGTTTGAGATCACCAACCTGCAGTTTGACACCAGCGTCCTGACCGAGGACGAGGAGTGGCTGAAGACCCTCGAGCACAAGGAGCGCATGGCGTTCTACATTTCGCTCGGCCAGAAAGTACTGGCTGGGGTGCTGCTTCTCTTGCTCCTGGCTTTAGTGCGCTCTCGGCTGCGTCGTCTGCGGGCTGGCCTTACGGCGCGAGAGGAGCCTTCCGCCGCGCAGCTCATTGGTGAGAAGCGAGCAGAGCTGATCGCCGGCGCAGAGGGCAAGGTTCTCAGTGAAGAGGCGAAGGCCAGGGCGCAGTTGGAGAAGCAGGTGACCGAGTTCACAAGGGAAAACCCCCGGGCTGCGGCGCGCCTAATCAAGTACTGGTTGCTGGAGGAGTGA
- the fliG gene encoding flagellar motor switch protein FliG has translation MPTAEKLSGKKKAAILVVAMGLEASSQVLKEFSEDELEQLTKEIADLGHVPPETVQSVIAEFRDLAVADEYMAVGGLDYAVNLLQNSVGPVKASEIIRKVHRSMELQGSMKILEKLDPVQLVNFIQKEHPQTIALVLTQLDAEQAAFVMSNLPEEIRSEVAYRYATMDRVSSEMIQEVQKVLKSRLELSVHGSELGGVKAAAEMLNFLGQSLERAILKDIGSRDPALAEEIKNLMFVFEDIVLLDDRSIQRVLREVQTHQLALALKSTTPEVKRRIFQNMSERAQAMIEEEIQFMGPVRLSEVEKAQKAIVDIIRKLDEEGEIIITGRGEKEEIIV, from the coding sequence GTGCCTACCGCCGAGAAGCTGAGTGGGAAAAAAAAGGCTGCTATCCTTGTCGTGGCGATGGGTCTTGAGGCCTCCAGCCAGGTGCTCAAGGAGTTCTCTGAAGATGAGCTTGAGCAGCTCACTAAAGAGATCGCCGACCTGGGCCATGTGCCGCCAGAAACGGTCCAGAGTGTGATAGCCGAGTTTCGCGACTTGGCAGTTGCTGATGAGTACATGGCAGTGGGGGGCCTGGACTATGCGGTAAACCTCCTGCAAAACAGCGTGGGCCCGGTTAAGGCCTCCGAAATCATCCGTAAGGTCCACCGCTCCATGGAGCTGCAAGGGTCGATGAAGATCCTGGAGAAACTCGACCCGGTACAACTGGTCAACTTTATCCAGAAGGAGCACCCGCAAACCATTGCGCTTGTGCTCACCCAACTGGATGCCGAGCAGGCGGCTTTTGTGATGAGCAATCTCCCCGAGGAGATCCGCAGCGAAGTGGCCTACCGCTACGCCACCATGGACCGGGTCTCCTCGGAAATGATCCAAGAGGTGCAGAAGGTCCTGAAGTCAAGGTTGGAGCTCAGCGTGCACGGCTCCGAATTGGGGGGAGTAAAAGCCGCCGCCGAGATGCTCAATTTCCTGGGACAGAGCTTGGAGAGGGCCATTCTCAAGGACATCGGCTCGCGCGACCCCGCCCTCGCCGAGGAGATCAAGAACCTGATGTTTGTCTTCGAGGACATTGTCCTTTTGGACGACCGTTCGATCCAGCGAGTGCTGCGGGAGGTGCAGACACACCAGCTTGCCTTGGCGCTCAAGTCCACGACGCCCGAGGTGAAGCGCCGCATTTTCCAAAACATGTCCGAGCGGGCCCAGGCAATGATCGAGGAGGAGATCCAGTTCATGGGACCTGTGCGCCTCAGCGAGGTGGAGAAGGCGCAGAAGGCGATTGTGGACATCATCCGCAAGCTCGACGAAGAGGGGGAGATCATCATCACTGGGCGTGGCGAAAAGGAGGAGATCATTGTCTAA
- the fliI gene encoding flagellar protein export ATPase FliI produces MRRLDDCLARVSSATTFRFEGRVTDVVGVVIESEGPSASIGDVCLIRSKSGDSAQEAEVVGIRGHKVLLMALGEINGIGPGSLVVRKRQQFTTPVGPELLGRVIDGLGRPIDNKGPLRVAQRRSIYQPAPDPLTRRRIERPLATGIRAIDALLTCGEGQRLGIFSGSGVGKSVLLGMIARNTDADVNVIGLIGERGREVRDFLERDLGEEGLRRSVVVVVTGDQAALLRVKGALVATTIAEYFRDQGLRVMLMMDSITRVAMAQREIGLSVGEPPTTRGYTPSVFAFLPKLLERAGNTQNGSITGLYTVLVEGDDLNEPVSDAVRAILDGHVVLSRRLANLNHYPAIDVLASTSRVMIDVVTPEHLAAARKVVEILSTYREAEDLINIGAYVPGSNRKIDYARSMIERVNAFLRQGIEEKVELAGAVREVMALVS; encoded by the coding sequence CTGCGGCGGCTGGACGACTGTTTGGCGAGAGTGTCCAGCGCCACCACTTTCCGCTTCGAGGGGCGCGTCACCGACGTGGTGGGTGTGGTCATCGAGTCCGAGGGACCCAGCGCCAGCATCGGCGACGTCTGCCTCATTCGTTCCAAGTCCGGCGACAGTGCGCAGGAGGCGGAAGTGGTGGGGATCCGCGGGCACAAGGTACTCCTCATGGCACTCGGGGAGATCAACGGCATCGGTCCTGGCAGCTTGGTGGTACGCAAGAGGCAGCAGTTTACAACTCCCGTGGGGCCTGAGCTCCTGGGGCGCGTCATCGATGGCCTGGGACGTCCCATCGATAACAAGGGGCCGCTGCGCGTTGCCCAACGGCGCTCTATCTACCAACCCGCCCCAGATCCGCTGACGCGCCGGCGCATCGAGCGGCCACTGGCTACGGGCATCAGGGCCATCGACGCCCTGCTCACCTGCGGCGAAGGGCAGCGCCTGGGCATCTTCTCGGGGAGCGGCGTGGGCAAGAGCGTGCTGCTGGGAATGATCGCCCGCAACACCGACGCCGACGTCAATGTCATTGGGTTGATCGGCGAGCGAGGCCGCGAGGTGCGGGACTTTTTGGAGCGCGATTTAGGCGAAGAGGGGCTCCGGCGCTCGGTGGTAGTGGTGGTTACCGGTGACCAGGCCGCCCTGCTCCGGGTCAAAGGCGCTCTTGTGGCAACCACTATCGCGGAGTACTTCAGAGACCAGGGGCTCCGCGTGATGCTGATGATGGACTCGATAACGCGCGTGGCCATGGCACAACGGGAGATCGGGTTGTCGGTGGGAGAACCGCCCACCACCCGGGGCTACACGCCTTCGGTCTTTGCCTTTCTCCCCAAGTTGTTGGAGCGGGCAGGAAACACCCAGAATGGCAGCATCACCGGGCTATACACCGTGCTGGTGGAAGGCGATGACCTCAACGAGCCGGTCTCCGATGCCGTGCGTGCGATCCTGGACGGGCACGTGGTGCTGTCGCGGCGCCTGGCCAACCTCAACCACTACCCGGCCATCGACGTCTTGGCCAGCACGAGCAGGGTGATGATCGACGTGGTCACTCCTGAGCACTTGGCGGCAGCGAGGAAGGTGGTGGAGATTCTCTCGACATACCGTGAGGCGGAAGACCTCATCAACATCGGTGCCTATGTGCCGGGGAGCAATCGCAAGATCGACTACGCGCGAAGCATGATCGAACGCGTCAACGCGTTTCTCCGCCAGGGCATTGAGGAGAAGGTGGAACTTGCCGGGGCAGTGCGCGAAGTCATGGCCTTGGTCAGTTAA
- the fliJ gene encoding flagellar export protein FliJ — MKAFRFSLQRVLDARKHKEDLHKRQLAAAKQAELEERERLSLLEQQSQELRSELGCRVGRVVRASEMAMYYTYSQQLDRAIAQQEQTVTQAAQKVHEKREQLLASAKEKKALEKLKEKMKDRYTVEVGREEQAHLDEAAARLYARRVSVS; from the coding sequence ATGAAGGCCTTTCGCTTTTCCCTGCAACGCGTTTTGGACGCACGCAAGCACAAGGAAGACCTGCACAAGCGGCAACTGGCGGCTGCCAAGCAGGCGGAGCTCGAAGAACGTGAACGACTGTCGCTTCTGGAACAACAGAGCCAGGAACTACGCAGCGAGCTCGGCTGCCGCGTGGGGCGAGTGGTGAGGGCCTCCGAAATGGCAATGTACTACACCTACTCCCAGCAGCTGGACAGGGCCATTGCCCAGCAGGAGCAGACCGTAACACAGGCGGCCCAGAAGGTGCACGAGAAGCGGGAGCAGCTCTTGGCCTCCGCAAAAGAGAAGAAGGCGCTGGAAAAGCTGAAAGAGAAGATGAAGGACCGCTACACAGTCGAAGTCGGTCGAGAAGAACAGGCTCACCTTGACGAGGCGGCAGCGCGTCTCTATGCGAGGAGGGTCTCCGTATCATGA